A window from Canis aureus isolate CA01 chromosome 23, VMU_Caureus_v.1.0, whole genome shotgun sequence encodes these proteins:
- the OR51B2 gene encoding olfactory receptor 51B2, translating into MWLNISTAPFLLTGFPGLEAAHHWISIPFFAVYISVLLGNGTLLYLIKDDHSLHEPMYYFLAMLAGTDLMVTLTTMPTVMGVLWMNHREMSHGACFLQAYFIHSLSIVESGVLLAMAYDRFIAIRTPLRYNSILTNSRVMKVGLGVLLRGFLSLVPPIVPLYWFPYCRSHVLSHAFCLHQDVMKLACADITFNRVYPVILVALTFFLDALIILFSYILILKTVMGIASREERAKALNTCVSHISCVLVFYITVIGLTFIHRFGKHAPHVVHITMSYVYFLFPPFMNPVIYSIKTKQIQRSIIYLLSVHRRP; encoded by the coding sequence ATGTGGCTCAATATTAGCACTGCCCCCTTTTTGCTGACTGGGTTCCCAGGTCTGGAGGCTGCTCATCACTGGATCTCCATCCCCTTCTTTGCAGTCTATATCTCTGTGCTTCTTGGCAATGGCACTCTCCTCTACCTCATCAAGGACGACCACAGCCTCCATGAACCCATGTACTATTTCCTTGCCATGCTGGCAGGTACCGATCTGATGGTGACATTGACTACGATGCCTACTGTAATGGGCGTCTTATGGATGAATCACCGGGAGATgagccatggagcctgcttcctgcaGGCTTACTTCATTCATTCCCTTTCCATTGTGGAATCGGGTGTCTTGCTTGCCATGGCCTATGACCGATTCATCGCCATCCGCACTCCTCTGAGGTATAACTCCATTCTTACCAATTCTCGGGTGATGAAGGTAGGACTGGGTGTACTACTGAGGGGCTTTTTATCCCTTGTGCCTCCAATTGTGCCACTCTACTGGTTCCCATATTGCCGTTCCCATGTTCTTTCCCACGCCTTTTGCCTCCACCAAGATGTCATGAAACTTGCCTGTGCTGATATTACATTTAATCGTGTGTACCCAGTCATTCTGGTTGCTTTGACTTTCTTCCTAGATGCTCTCATTATCCTCTTCTCTTATATTTTAATCCTGAAGACAGTTATGGGTATTGCCTCTAGAGAAGAGAGAGCTAAGGCCCTTAACACCTGTGTCTCACATATTAGCTGTGTCCTGGTCTTTTATATTACTGTGATTGGCCTGACTTTCATCCACAGGTTTGGGAAGCATGCACCACATGTGGTCCACATCACCATGAGCTATGtctactttctctttcctccattcATGAACCCTGTTATATATAGTATCAAGACCAAGCAAATTCAGAGAAGCATCATTTACCTACTTTCTGTGCACAGAAGGCCTTGA